CTTGCGCTATCTTTTCGGTGATAACTGTAAAACCTGCTTTTTCTAATAAAGATTTTCCTTGAGCATCAATGCCATCATTGGCAAGAATTTTTTTCATAAATTTTATTTTAAATTATGATAAACAGATTGAACATCATCGTCTTCTTCTAATTTCTCCACTAAATTCAACACTTCTTGTTGTTGCTCTTCCGTCAATTCTGTTGTAGTGGTGGGAATGCGCTCTAACTCTGCACTAATAATAGTTACCTTTTTCGCTTCCAACGCTTTTTGCATCGCACCAAAATCAGTGAAAGCAGTATAAATGGTGATTTCGCCTTCTTCAGCAACAATTTCTTCTGCGCCAAAATCAATCATTTCAAATTCAAATTCTTCCATATTCACATTTTCCGAAGAAATTCGGAACACGCCTTTTCTTTCAAACATAAAACTCAAAGAGCCTGTTTTTCCTAGCTCTCCGTTGCCACGCGAAAAATACATGCGCACATTCGCAACTGTTCGCGTTGGATTATCGGTAGCACATTCTACCAAAACACCAATTCCGTGCGGCGCGTACCCTTCATATACAATCTCTTCATAATCGGATTGATCTTTTGCCGAAGCTCTTTTAAGAGCCGCGTCAATTCGGTCTTTCGGCATATTAATGGCTTTTGCATTTTGGATAGCCAAACGCAAACGCGGATTGTACGCCGGATCGGCAGTGCCACCTTGTTTAATAGCAATGGCAATTTCTTTTCCCATTTTGGTGAAGCCCTTTGCCATGGCATCCCAACGTTTCATTTTACGACCTTTTCGAAGTTCAAATGCTCTTCCCATATTATTTTATTTTTTTATTTTTTTATGAATTGCTTACGCGAATTTTTTTTCAAATGCTTTCATTACATCTACCAAAACTTGAACACTTTCAAGCGGAAGCGCATTATAAAGCGATGCTCTGTAACCGCCCACATCACGGTGTCCTTTAATGCCGCTGATGTTTGCTTCTTTTGTCATTTTATCAAATTCAATTCCCATTTCTTCTGTTTTTATGAGAAAAGTAACATTCATATTGGAACGATCTTCCACAGCTGTCGTACCCGTAAATAAAGAGTTTCTATCAATTTCGCTGTAAAGTAATTTTGCTTTTTCATTGTTTATTTTTTCAATCCAACTCACGCCGCCATTGTCTTTCAGCCATTTCATCGTTAACATCGAAACATAAATCGGAAACACTGGAGGCGTATTGTACATGGATTCGCCTTTT
The DNA window shown above is from Bacteroidia bacterium and carries:
- a CDS encoding 3-phosphoglycerate dehydrogenase, translated to MKKILANDGIDAQGKSLLEKAGFTVITEKIAQ
- a CDS encoding YebC/PmpR family DNA-binding transcriptional regulator, with the translated sequence MGRAFELRKGRKMKRWDAMAKGFTKMGKEIAIAIKQGGTADPAYNPRLRLAIQNAKAINMPKDRIDAALKRASAKDQSDYEEIVYEGYAPHGIGVLVECATDNPTRTVANVRMYFSRGNGELGKTGSLSFMFERKGVFRISSENVNMEEFEFEMIDFGAEEIVAEEGEITIYTAFTDFGAMQKALEAKKVTIISAELERIPTTTTELTEEQQQEVLNLVEKLEEDDDVQSVYHNLK